A stretch of Argiope bruennichi chromosome 10, qqArgBrue1.1, whole genome shotgun sequence DNA encodes these proteins:
- the LOC129988911 gene encoding cuticle protein 10.9-like: MIFAILLCSAAASVALGQRDTLSTNHLQLLPAIVPLRRGVLVEAPQPPQPYNFGYESVDLVGTKQHRNEFSDATGAVKGSYGFTDPHGMYRRVEYTADADGYRATVHSNEPGMTSKNVADAAYFIEAPPPAVVAQGLAYLKPQLKA, translated from the coding sequence ATGATCTTTGCAATCCTATTGTGCTCTGCTGCTGCATCAGTGGCCTTAGGCCAGAGGGATACTCTCTCCACCAACCACCTGCAGCTGCTTCCAGCCATCGTTCCTCTGAGGCGAGGAGTTCTTGTTGAAGCTCCCCAACCTCCTCAGCCTTACAATTTTGGATATGAATCCGTGGATCTGGTGGGTACCAAGCAACATCGCAACGAATTCTCTGATGCTACTGGTGCAGTGAAGGGTAGCTATGGATTTACAGATCCCCATGGTATGTACCGAAGAGTGGAATATACAGCTGATGCCGATGGATATAGAGCTACCGTCCACAGCAATGAGCCAGGAATGACATCCAAGAATGTGGCTGATGCAGCTTATTTCATTGAGGCACCTCCTCCAGCTGTTGTTGCTCAAGGACTTGCTTACTTGAAACCTCAACTTAAAGCCTGA